In Dysgonomonadaceae bacterium zrk40, one genomic interval encodes:
- a CDS encoding N-acetylmuramic acid 6-phosphate etherase, which produces MEKITEQPSLYNDLEMKSVRELTSGLITEYKKIALAIESAKPQLDLMLEAVVEKVKAGGRMIYLGAGTGGRLSVLDVLELPTTFGMEDDTICAVLAGGIDKLILALEEKEDDAEESWEMLTEKGVSPKDIVVGISASGTTPFVLYGLEQCQAHGITTCCIVNNPGSPIAAVSDYPLELITGPEFVTGSTRMKAGASQKMVFDMMSTTVMIQLGRVLDNRMVNVQLINYKITDRAVRILMDKSSISDYEQARAFLLEHGSVANALKKLHLNGGVQE; this is translated from the coding sequence ATGGAAAAGATTACTGAACAACCCTCGTTATACAACGATCTGGAGATGAAAAGCGTCAGGGAGCTCACCTCCGGATTGATCACCGAATACAAGAAAATAGCCCTGGCAATCGAATCGGCCAAGCCACAACTCGACCTGATGCTGGAGGCAGTGGTGGAGAAGGTGAAGGCAGGGGGAAGGATGATCTACCTGGGGGCAGGCACGGGGGGGCGTCTCTCGGTGCTCGATGTGCTGGAGCTGCCCACCACCTTCGGCATGGAAGATGACACCATCTGCGCCGTGCTGGCCGGTGGCATAGACAAGCTGATCCTTGCCCTGGAGGAGAAAGAGGATGATGCGGAAGAGTCGTGGGAGATGCTCACCGAAAAGGGGGTAAGCCCGAAAGATATCGTGGTGGGCATCTCGGCCAGCGGCACCACGCCGTTCGTGCTTTACGGCCTGGAACAATGTCAGGCACACGGCATCACCACCTGCTGCATCGTCAACAACCCCGGTTCACCCATCGCGGCGGTCTCCGATTATCCACTCGAGTTGATCACCGGTCCCGAGTTTGTGACCGGCAGCACCCGCATGAAGGCCGGCGCCTCCCAGAAGATGGTATTCGACATGATGAGCACCACGGTGATGATACAGCTTGGCAGGGTGCTCGACAACAGGATGGTGAACGTGCAGCTGATCAACTACAAGATCACCGACAGGGCGGTGCGCATCCTGATGGACAAGTCCAGCATCAGCGACTACGAACAGGCGCGTGCATTCCTGCTTGAGCATGGCAGTGTGGCCAACGCGCTGAAGAAACTGCACCTAAACGGGGGCGTACAGGAATGA
- a CDS encoding DegT/DnrJ/EryC1/StrS family aminotransferase, with translation MKRRNFLKNTSILSVGTALGLSGFPISMHSQTHGPAVLGGKRSFNGTWQKWPVIGTPEEEELVKVLHSGKWCRLGSPTALRFERDFSKMTGSGHALATSSGTTALTTMLGALDIGPGDEVILPPYTFIATYNVIVQNYALPIFVDTDIESFQIDASKIESAITSQTRALMPVHIGGSSFDVDAVMSVAKKYNLPVIEDACQAHFAEWKGKKVGTFGLGGAFSFQASKNLNSGEGGAIITNSEDFYNKCYSFHHQGQGSNAASLEPGSGTRGSNLRMTEFQAAILLAQMTRIPEQIKQRSENAAYLTKLLSEIPGVKPAKLYEGTTRSAYHLYMFRYDKEAFAGMDRSKFIRALNAEGISCSTGYTSLPKEAYVQNLSKNKHYLKIYGERSMKQWQEQINCPVNDKLCDEALWFTQTMLLGDRGNMELIADAIWKIHRAANTIKNI, from the coding sequence ATGAAACGTAGAAATTTTCTAAAAAATACCTCAATACTAAGTGTGGGTACTGCACTGGGATTATCTGGATTCCCAATCTCGATGCATTCTCAGACACACGGACCAGCTGTTCTTGGAGGCAAACGTTCATTCAATGGTACATGGCAAAAATGGCCGGTGATTGGTACTCCCGAAGAGGAGGAACTGGTGAAAGTATTGCACAGTGGCAAGTGGTGCCGTTTGGGAAGCCCCACAGCACTACGGTTCGAACGAGATTTCAGCAAAATGACTGGTTCTGGACATGCACTTGCCACATCGAGTGGAACCACAGCCCTGACCACCATGCTTGGAGCTCTTGACATTGGGCCCGGTGACGAGGTGATCCTACCACCTTATACGTTTATTGCCACATACAACGTGATTGTACAAAACTATGCACTCCCCATCTTTGTGGATACCGATATTGAGAGTTTTCAGATCGACGCCTCAAAAATTGAGTCTGCTATAACATCCCAGACACGTGCATTGATGCCTGTACATATCGGTGGTTCATCATTTGATGTGGATGCGGTGATGAGTGTTGCCAAGAAATACAATCTTCCCGTGATCGAAGATGCCTGTCAGGCACATTTTGCAGAGTGGAAAGGGAAGAAAGTGGGGACCTTCGGACTTGGTGGCGCCTTCAGTTTTCAGGCATCCAAGAATTTGAATTCAGGCGAGGGAGGTGCCATCATCACCAACAGTGAGGATTTTTACAACAAATGCTACAGTTTCCACCATCAGGGACAAGGATCCAATGCGGCGAGTCTTGAACCCGGTTCCGGTACACGCGGTTCAAACCTTAGAATGACTGAGTTTCAGGCTGCCATTTTGTTGGCACAAATGACACGTATCCCGGAACAGATCAAACAACGTTCTGAAAACGCTGCTTATCTCACCAAACTTCTTTCAGAGATTCCTGGGGTCAAGCCGGCCAAGCTCTACGAAGGGACCACCCGCAGTGCCTATCACCTCTACATGTTCCGTTACGACAAGGAGGCATTTGCTGGTATGGACCGTTCAAAATTTATCAGGGCTCTGAACGCTGAAGGAATTTCCTGTTCTACTGGATACACATCTCTTCCCAAAGAGGCATATGTGCAAAATCTTTCGAAGAACAAGCACTACCTGAAAATTTACGGAGAGAGAAGCATGAAACAGTGGCAGGAACAGATCAACTGCCCTGTGAATGATAAATTATGCGATGAAGCCTTGTGGTTCACGCAGACCATGCTGTTGGGCGATAGGGGAAATATGGAATTGATTGCTGATGCAATCTGGAAAATTCACAGAGCTGCCAATACAATTAAAAATATTTAA
- a CDS encoding beta-N-acetylglucosaminidase domain-containing protein, with product MKKIIFIFTILLSLPIFSQKPIHGYTIDLSKNKQNNYFSRKKDQGNEFTIRGTKGFFWSPEQYISEIPTLKSYGMNFLATCYGSFFRDYKFEIGTNDWWVPFNPEQEKEWKEVIEESKKHNINFCFGMNPMLYSARPLDTENEEDFETLLSRYKWFQDQGVNWFYLALDDLHLHEGMKVDGIGQSDFTNRLYDALLENDPNCKMIFCPTWYWGDTMNEPDKKAYLIEISTYLNEDILCFWTGDDVVSNKVTIEDAIEYKNIIGHDLILWDNYPVNDFNNSLHLAPVTGRDPELNNVVHGIMGNPMRDNLMNRMPLFTMADYAINPKNYNPSQSIVQAIKYNSENKQQEIILRDLISYYPGALTYRSKSTRINSARDEFKRLLHTSEKDAIKYKFELENLLFKFINKFPGIYPDTKNVIQRDILWMDEQLKEK from the coding sequence ATGAAAAAAATAATATTCATTTTTACCATTTTATTATCACTTCCAATCTTTTCTCAGAAACCCATTCATGGTTACACCATTGATTTGTCAAAAAATAAACAGAATAATTATTTTTCAAGAAAAAAAGACCAAGGAAATGAGTTTACCATAAGAGGAACCAAAGGTTTTTTCTGGAGTCCAGAACAATATATATCTGAAATACCAACACTTAAATCTTATGGAATGAACTTTCTTGCGACTTGTTATGGCTCGTTCTTTCGCGACTACAAATTCGAAATTGGAACTAATGATTGGTGGGTACCTTTTAATCCAGAACAGGAAAAAGAGTGGAAAGAAGTAATAGAGGAATCAAAAAAACACAATATTAATTTTTGTTTTGGGATGAATCCTATGTTGTACTCAGCTAGGCCACTAGACACAGAAAATGAAGAAGATTTTGAAACATTACTATCAAGATATAAGTGGTTTCAGGACCAAGGCGTGAACTGGTTTTATCTAGCACTAGACGATCTTCATTTACATGAAGGTATGAAAGTTGATGGTATTGGTCAATCAGATTTCACAAATAGGCTTTATGATGCATTGTTAGAAAATGATCCAAACTGTAAAATGATATTTTGTCCAACATGGTATTGGGGAGATACAATGAATGAGCCAGACAAGAAAGCATATTTAATTGAAATTTCAACATATTTAAACGAAGATATTCTTTGTTTTTGGACAGGTGATGATGTTGTCTCCAATAAGGTAACAATTGAAGATGCTATAGAATATAAAAATATTATAGGTCATGATCTTATACTATGGGATAATTATCCGGTAAACGATTTCAATAATTCTTTGCATCTCGCACCTGTTACTGGACGTGATCCTGAACTGAACAATGTAGTTCATGGAATAATGGGAAATCCAATGCGGGATAACTTGATGAACAGAATGCCCTTATTTACTATGGCTGATTACGCAATTAATCCGAAAAATTATAATCCAAGTCAATCAATTGTTCAAGCAATAAAATACAACAGTGAGAACAAACAGCAGGAAATTATTTTAAGAGATTTGATATCATATTACCCTGGGGCACTAACATATCGGAGTAAGAGTACAAGAATAAACAGTGCACGTGATGAATTTAAACGCTTATTGCATACAAGCGAAAAAGATGCAATAAAGTACAAATTTGAACTAGAAAATCTGCTCTTTAAATTCATCAACAAATTCCCAGGTATTTATCCGGATACAAAAAATGTTATCCAACGTGACATATTATGGATGGATGAACAACTTAAGGAAAAATAA
- a CDS encoding IPT/TIG domain-containing protein — translation MKYRKLLIPIFALLTILLMITCESPEPEMYGGAIITEISPSEGYVNDVITIKGENFALNAEDNIVRFGEHIALVQNSSTTELKVLVPNGTGTVNVTVTRDLITSEGVPFKFLIPTLTLSSITPDKGAVGDEIILTGDNFNENPFNNLVQFNDVVATVKSAEKNKLNVIVPEGKGSVNVTVAVGRNKTGALKFEYVVTKTTLTAIIPASAFPGDTVRLEGTFKSPTGENKVTFGNNEANIVSSSNEELKVIVPPGSGAANVTVTSYDDVSESVQFNYATVALHSLSKNDAEFYERITISGNGFDPEISNNKVFFGNNEGQVIDATQTSLTVSVPAFADENSDVMVTVKVGDGISNTLPFHLLRYYTEVIAGNGVLGSSLTPVNAMEAAFTQPVNLALDKNGNIYIAESGGGTVRKLTPDGKVIFLAGQYKIYGSNDGIGADATFKYPYDLVVGNDDNIYVADVTNKLIRKISPDGIVTTIAGNVTSTSAKDGVGTEGTFNQPYSITLDNDGNLIVGDRYAIRKITLPDHIVSTIAGDDLNAAIANSVSSFNSPRGLAVGPDGTIYVCDALNNCIKKINPDKTVVRIAGPADRTKIGHVDGPGDQALFFNPQGLSLAPDGNLFVSDGTNKQNYYLRKIHPDGYVSSVMGTGAITPFVEKGWGTEVPYRGWGVAIDSDGNIYIPDQEHLRIRKLYLK, via the coding sequence ATGAAATACCGAAAATTATTAATACCCATTTTCGCGTTATTAACAATACTTTTGATGATAACCTGCGAGAGTCCTGAACCCGAGATGTACGGAGGAGCAATTATTACCGAAATTTCTCCTTCCGAGGGTTATGTAAATGATGTAATCACCATTAAGGGTGAAAACTTTGCTCTAAATGCTGAAGATAATATTGTAAGGTTTGGTGAACATATTGCATTGGTACAAAACAGTAGTACAACTGAATTGAAAGTACTTGTGCCCAACGGAACAGGAACTGTCAATGTGACGGTAACACGGGACCTCATAACATCCGAAGGAGTGCCATTTAAATTTCTTATTCCTACTTTAACTCTCTCATCAATAACACCAGATAAAGGTGCAGTTGGGGATGAAATAATTCTGACAGGTGATAACTTCAACGAAAACCCGTTTAACAATCTTGTTCAGTTCAATGATGTTGTAGCCACTGTAAAATCTGCAGAAAAAAACAAGTTGAATGTGATTGTTCCAGAAGGTAAAGGATCAGTGAATGTAACTGTGGCTGTTGGGCGAAATAAAACAGGTGCCCTAAAATTTGAATACGTGGTTACGAAAACGACCTTGACTGCCATTATTCCTGCCTCTGCATTCCCTGGCGACACAGTTAGATTGGAAGGTACCTTTAAATCTCCAACTGGTGAAAACAAAGTAACTTTTGGTAATAATGAAGCAAATATTGTAAGTTCTTCAAATGAAGAACTAAAAGTAATTGTTCCTCCTGGATCAGGAGCTGCTAATGTAACTGTGACCTCTTATGATGACGTTTCAGAATCAGTACAATTCAATTATGCAACTGTCGCGTTACACTCATTATCTAAAAATGATGCAGAGTTTTATGAACGTATTACCATTTCCGGTAATGGTTTCGATCCGGAGATCAGTAACAATAAAGTATTCTTTGGCAACAATGAGGGTCAGGTAATTGATGCGACACAGACATCACTCACGGTATCTGTTCCGGCTTTTGCAGATGAAAATTCAGATGTAATGGTAACTGTGAAAGTTGGTGATGGCATTTCCAATACACTTCCTTTTCACTTATTGCGTTATTACACCGAGGTCATTGCAGGAAACGGAGTTCTGGGATCTAGTCTGACACCGGTCAATGCCATGGAAGCAGCATTTACACAACCGGTAAACTTGGCACTAGACAAAAATGGAAACATATATATTGCTGAATCTGGTGGTGGTACCGTTAGAAAGTTGACTCCTGATGGCAAAGTTATCTTCCTGGCTGGTCAGTATAAGATATATGGCAGCAACGATGGGATAGGTGCAGATGCAACATTTAAATATCCATATGATCTTGTAGTAGGGAATGATGATAACATCTATGTTGCCGATGTCACCAATAAGCTCATCAGAAAAATTTCACCTGACGGTATTGTGACCACTATTGCAGGTAATGTAACAAGTACATCCGCAAAAGATGGTGTCGGGACAGAAGGAACATTCAATCAACCTTACAGTATTACACTTGATAATGATGGAAACCTTATTGTTGGAGATCGGTACGCAATTCGAAAAATTACTCTCCCAGATCATATAGTATCAACAATTGCCGGGGATGATTTAAATGCTGCGATAGCCAATTCGGTTAGTTCCTTCAACAGTCCACGAGGTCTGGCTGTAGGTCCGGATGGTACTATATATGTTTGTGATGCATTAAACAATTGCATCAAGAAAATTAATCCAGACAAAACAGTTGTCCGTATCGCGGGTCCGGCTGATCGGACAAAAATTGGACATGTTGACGGCCCAGGCGATCAAGCGCTATTTTTCAATCCTCAGGGACTATCACTTGCTCCGGACGGAAATCTATTTGTATCAGACGGAACTAACAAACAAAATTATTACTTGAGAAAAATTCATCCGGACGGATATGTATCATCTGTCATGGGCACTGGCGCCATAACACCATTCGTCGAAAAAGGCTGGGGTACAGAAGTTCCGTATCGTGGTTGGGGAGTTGCAATTGACTCAGATGGAAATATCTATATACCTGATCAGGAACACCTAAGAATTAGAAAACTTTATTTGAAGTAG
- a CDS encoding endonuclease/exonuclease/phosphatase family protein, whose protein sequence is MKKILSTLGIFLVSFILYACHDNSIDDTKTSEKNEEDIRVLLYNIHFGVGGDGIFNIDRIKDVLENAEADIIILNEVDKFYSDRSNNMDMAKYLADELGMNHLFRASIIIENSPNPEREVGNAILTKSTIEHLGTRFFSEGDQWPRVITKSKIKLQNGQIVNVAVSHFGLTESGRIKQANETLEFLADVDNEPVIFAGDLNATPESVPLEIISNKYNDAFSTRNSFYTFPANNPTKRIDYIFGNEKIIFKNNAHTILTQASDHLPIVVDFTIKKSNK, encoded by the coding sequence ATGAAAAAAATATTATCAACCCTAGGCATATTTTTAGTATCGTTTATCCTTTATGCATGTCATGATAACAGCATTGATGATACCAAAACGTCTGAAAAAAATGAGGAAGATATTCGTGTTCTGCTGTATAATATCCACTTTGGTGTAGGTGGAGACGGGATCTTTAATATTGACCGGATTAAGGATGTATTAGAAAATGCTGAAGCAGATATTATCATTCTAAATGAAGTTGACAAATTTTACAGTGACCGTTCCAATAACATGGATATGGCAAAGTATTTGGCAGATGAACTTGGAATGAATCATCTGTTTAGAGCATCAATCATAATTGAAAATTCACCAAACCCCGAGAGAGAGGTGGGAAATGCAATATTAACAAAATCAACTATCGAACATCTGGGCACCAGGTTCTTCTCCGAAGGTGATCAATGGCCACGGGTAATTACAAAAAGTAAGATTAAGTTGCAAAATGGTCAAATTGTTAATGTTGCTGTATCACATTTTGGCCTTACAGAATCAGGAAGGATCAAGCAGGCAAATGAAACATTGGAGTTTCTCGCAGATGTTGATAATGAACCTGTAATTTTTGCCGGTGATCTAAATGCAACACCCGAGAGTGTACCATTAGAAATTATATCAAACAAATACAATGATGCATTTTCAACAAGAAATAGTTTTTACACTTTCCCTGCAAATAATCCTACAAAACGCATTGATTATATTTTCGGGAATGAAAAGATTATTTTTAAAAATAATGCTCATACTATTCTCACACAAGCATCTGATCATCTTCCAATTGTTGTTGACTTCACAATTAAAAAATCAAACAAATGA
- a CDS encoding RagB/SusD family nutrient uptake outer membrane protein: MKKNITLLFIVIMLLGGCDDDFLEREPTKQVTDSNFFNSEAELELYSNRFYSYVPGLDVVESDFSTSDNVELNVYSAFLAGVRTVPASGGGWDWGTLRSINYFLENYRKADLPDEVLNYYEGLSKFFRAWFYFDKLQLFGDVPWYSTPLQTNSPELYKPRDPRILVTDSILSDLNTAIGFLDADRHPTKITKWTALALKSRFCLYEGTYRKYHKNLKLTDSANKFLNESVNASLKLMEESGYSIYDNGKITDYQDMFTKDEPNAEFILSRVYSKELSIVHAMNYMLLAPTMIGGSGMTKQMVESYLMEDGSFYSSIPESKRFLFSQECTGRDRRLSQTIRTPGYKRIGTTEVLLPDFKKAATGYQVTKFLSGINNDAYNESANAIPVFRYAEVLLNYAEAKAELGTLNQNDLNRTINLTRKRGGLPDLKIEDLKIDPSQQLLYPEVTSASILEVRRERRIELAFEGLRRMDLMRWRRGQLLEQRFTGIYFDKMSLQDLDGDGVDDFMIVKNEPAQPMAGITYLVLGDTKILSHGTYGYLLPQPFTIKTFNENRDYLYPIPLNELSINENLVQNPGWNF; encoded by the coding sequence ATGAAAAAAAATATAACATTACTTTTCATAGTAATCATGCTTCTTGGAGGCTGCGATGACGATTTTCTGGAAAGAGAACCCACGAAGCAGGTGACTGATTCCAATTTTTTCAACTCAGAAGCAGAACTGGAATTATATTCAAACAGATTTTATAGTTATGTCCCAGGTTTAGATGTCGTTGAGAGTGATTTCAGTACCAGTGATAACGTTGAGTTGAATGTCTATAGCGCATTTTTGGCCGGAGTAAGGACTGTCCCTGCTTCCGGTGGAGGCTGGGATTGGGGCACATTGAGAAGTATTAACTATTTCCTGGAAAATTATAGAAAAGCAGATCTACCTGATGAAGTTTTAAATTATTATGAAGGCCTTTCAAAGTTTTTTAGAGCTTGGTTCTACTTTGATAAGTTACAACTATTTGGAGATGTTCCCTGGTATTCGACTCCTCTTCAGACCAACTCTCCTGAATTGTACAAGCCACGTGACCCCCGAATCCTTGTAACTGACTCAATACTGTCTGACCTAAATACGGCAATTGGCTTTCTGGATGCGGACAGACACCCAACAAAAATCACTAAGTGGACTGCATTAGCACTAAAGTCAAGGTTCTGTCTCTACGAAGGTACATACCGTAAGTATCACAAAAATCTAAAGTTGACCGATTCAGCAAATAAATTCTTAAACGAATCCGTAAACGCTTCTCTTAAGCTCATGGAGGAGAGTGGTTATTCCATTTATGACAATGGAAAAATTACGGACTATCAGGATATGTTCACCAAAGATGAACCAAACGCCGAATTCATTCTTTCCAGGGTATACAGTAAAGAATTAAGTATTGTCCATGCAATGAACTATATGCTATTAGCACCAACAATGATTGGTGGAAGTGGCATGACAAAACAGATGGTTGAATCATACCTCATGGAAGATGGTTCATTCTATTCTTCAATTCCCGAATCTAAAAGGTTTCTGTTTTCACAGGAATGTACAGGTAGAGATAGAAGACTCTCTCAGACAATAAGAACCCCGGGTTATAAAAGAATAGGCACAACAGAGGTGCTGCTTCCAGATTTTAAGAAAGCTGCAACTGGTTATCAGGTAACTAAGTTCTTATCAGGGATCAATAATGATGCATACAATGAAAGTGCAAATGCAATTCCCGTTTTTCGTTACGCTGAAGTCTTGCTGAACTACGCTGAAGCAAAAGCTGAACTTGGGACCCTCAACCAGAATGATTTGAACCGAACGATAAATTTGACACGAAAACGTGGAGGCCTGCCCGATTTAAAAATTGAAGATTTGAAGATTGATCCAAGTCAGCAATTACTTTATCCGGAAGTGACAAGTGCTTCCATACTGGAAGTACGAAGGGAAAGAAGAATTGAGCTTGCTTTTGAAGGTTTACGCCGAATGGATTTAATGAGATGGCGGAGAGGGCAACTACTTGAACAAAGATTTACCGGTATCTATTTTGATAAAATGAGCCTTCAGGATCTGGATGGTGACGGAGTTGATGACTTTATGATTGTCAAGAATGAGCCGGCACAACCTATGGCAGGTATTACATACCTGGTTTTGGGAGACACCAAGATATTGTCTCATGGTACTTATGGTTATCTGTTGCCACAGCCATTTACAATTAAAACATTTAATGAAAATCGAGATTATTTGTATCCCATTCCATTGAATGAATTATCTATAAATGAAAATCTTGTTCAAAATCCTGGCTGGAATTTTTAA